The Corallococcus silvisoli genome has a segment encoding these proteins:
- a CDS encoding bifunctional serine/threonine-protein kinase/formylglycine-generating enzyme family protein, whose protein sequence is MSSDLPSAWQPPATFGEYRILQPLGRGAMGEVYLAHDTVLDRLVAVKFIAGVAPDEVQRERFRTEARAIARVQHPNVVGIHRVGEVRDRPYLVSEFLRGASLDQMARPVPWTRVREIGVGLAKGLSAAHRQGVLHRDLKPANALLTEDGQVKLLDFGVAKLLDVALAPVAPARQPEGPRAGSPEGDATVDVPVRASSEAGPRHPGPSTGDDTAAPAATRHIPANPLSAAAANVAQRTATASPLSPPLQLGPPELMATGRIGTPLYMAPEVWRGEPATVRSDLFSLGVLLYELCGGTTPGPLAEAPLRPRSFAPLDVIVPGVDPSFAAVVARCLAHDPSARFDSAEALREALESTAPRPAQEPLAPPRPRWLRLTRVLALPGLAVAILIGGTWAKEWSRRTDAEQALALAAPLVEECRAMDVQIEALRAEAFTAFDSDHMAAAEDAWARALTLGAKQARRYEDASELLEASRTRVGRGWNKALDSRAAEVLFQRILVAERDRKPDVQATLTQQLEELDPSGGTTQELTRPVSMELDSDPPGATVQVERVEATPGPQHWSKPWTFGTTPITSGLTLEPGSYRLTFTLPDRPPVRYPVLLTRGGTFQARVVLPEQVPEGYVYVPPGRFLYGSGDDEAIRRTIVHTRPLHPLTTGAFFIARHEVTYADWIAWLRDLPAPERAARRPRGTNYFGTLELRPAPAGTWTFHLEHEGISYQAREGEPLRYLDRELRAEQDWRRFPVSGISWEDARAYVAWLDATGRVPRARLCTEREWERAARGADGRDYPHGPVLAPDDANFDATYGRKPRAFGPDAVGSHPASDSPFGVADLSGNVWEWLVTDTAGTPAYGGGSFYQDALTARTLNHGDGEPRTRFPFIGMRVCASAP, encoded by the coding sequence ATGAGCAGCGACCTGCCTTCAGCCTGGCAACCTCCCGCGACCTTCGGTGAGTACCGCATCCTGCAGCCGCTCGGGCGGGGGGCGATGGGGGAGGTGTACCTCGCGCACGACACGGTGTTGGACCGGCTGGTCGCCGTGAAGTTCATCGCGGGCGTCGCTCCGGATGAGGTGCAGCGCGAGCGCTTCCGCACCGAGGCGCGGGCCATCGCCCGGGTGCAGCACCCGAACGTGGTGGGCATCCACCGCGTGGGGGAGGTGCGGGATCGGCCGTATCTCGTCTCGGAGTTCCTGCGCGGGGCGAGCCTGGACCAGATGGCGCGGCCGGTGCCGTGGACGCGCGTGCGGGAGATTGGCGTCGGGCTGGCGAAGGGGCTCTCGGCGGCGCACCGACAGGGGGTGTTGCACCGGGATCTCAAGCCCGCGAACGCGCTCCTCACCGAGGACGGGCAGGTGAAGCTGCTCGACTTCGGCGTGGCGAAGCTGCTCGACGTGGCCCTGGCCCCCGTCGCGCCCGCGCGCCAGCCGGAGGGCCCGCGAGCCGGGTCACCGGAGGGTGATGCCACGGTGGATGTGCCCGTCCGCGCCAGCAGCGAAGCGGGGCCGCGGCACCCGGGCCCCAGCACCGGAGACGACACCGCGGCGCCCGCGGCCACGCGGCACATCCCGGCGAACCCGTTGAGCGCCGCTGCCGCGAACGTGGCGCAACGGACCGCGACGGCTTCTCCGCTCTCGCCGCCCCTCCAGCTCGGCCCCCCGGAGCTGATGGCCACGGGCCGCATCGGGACGCCGCTCTACATGGCGCCCGAGGTCTGGCGTGGGGAACCGGCCACGGTCCGGAGCGATCTCTTCTCGCTGGGCGTCCTGCTCTACGAACTCTGCGGAGGAACCACGCCCGGGCCGCTCGCGGAAGCACCGCTGCGGCCCCGGAGCTTCGCGCCGCTGGACGTCATCGTTCCCGGTGTCGATCCCTCCTTCGCGGCGGTCGTCGCCCGCTGCCTCGCGCATGATCCGTCCGCGCGCTTCGACTCCGCCGAGGCCCTGCGCGAGGCGCTGGAGTCCACCGCCCCGCGTCCAGCCCAGGAACCCCTCGCGCCCCCAAGGCCCCGGTGGCTGAGGCTCACCCGCGTGCTCGCGCTCCCAGGCCTTGCGGTGGCCATCCTCATCGGCGGCACCTGGGCCAAGGAGTGGTCCCGGCGCACCGACGCGGAGCAGGCCCTGGCCCTGGCGGCCCCCCTCGTCGAGGAGTGCCGGGCGATGGACGTCCAGATCGAGGCTCTCCGTGCCGAGGCCTTCACCGCGTTCGACTCCGACCACATGGCCGCCGCCGAGGACGCCTGGGCCCGCGCGTTGACCCTCGGCGCGAAGCAGGCCCGCCGCTACGAGGACGCGAGCGAGCTCCTCGAAGCCTCTCGGACGCGCGTGGGCCGGGGCTGGAACAAGGCGTTGGACTCACGCGCCGCCGAGGTGCTCTTCCAACGCATCCTCGTCGCGGAGCGGGACCGCAAGCCTGACGTCCAGGCCACCTTGACCCAGCAGTTGGAAGAACTGGACCCCTCCGGCGGCACGACCCAGGAGCTGACCCGCCCCGTCTCCATGGAGCTGGACAGCGATCCCCCCGGCGCCACCGTCCAGGTCGAACGCGTGGAAGCCACCCCTGGCCCCCAGCACTGGTCCAAGCCGTGGACGTTCGGCACCACGCCCATCACGTCGGGCCTCACGCTGGAGCCCGGCTCGTACCGGCTGACCTTCACGCTCCCGGACCGTCCGCCCGTGCGCTACCCCGTGCTGCTCACGCGCGGTGGCACCTTCCAGGCCCGGGTCGTGCTCCCCGAACAGGTCCCGGAGGGCTACGTCTACGTGCCTCCCGGCCGCTTCCTCTACGGCAGCGGCGACGACGAGGCCATCCGCCGCACCATCGTGCACACGCGCCCGCTGCACCCGCTCACCACGGGGGCCTTCTTCATCGCGCGACACGAAGTCACGTACGCGGACTGGATCGCCTGGCTGCGAGACCTGCCCGCGCCAGAGCGCGCCGCGCGCAGGCCCCGAGGCACCAACTACTTCGGGACCCTGGAGCTGCGCCCGGCCCCGGCTGGCACCTGGACCTTCCACCTGGAGCACGAAGGCATCTCCTACCAGGCGAGGGAAGGGGAGCCGCTGCGCTACCTGGACCGCGAGCTGCGCGCCGAACAGGACTGGCGCCGCTTCCCCGTGTCCGGCATCTCCTGGGAGGACGCCCGCGCGTATGTCGCGTGGCTGGATGCCACCGGCCGGGTCCCCCGCGCCCGCCTGTGCACCGAACGGGAATGGGAGCGTGCGGCCCGGGGCGCGGATGGCCGCGACTATCCGCATGGCCCGGTGCTCGCGCCGGATGATGCCAACTTCGACGCCACCTATGGCCGCAAGCCGCGGGCCTTCGGACCGGACGCCGTGGGCTCGCATCCCGCGTCGGACAGCCCCTTCGGCGTGGCGGACCTGTCCGGCAACGTGTGGGAGTGGCTGGTGACGGACACCGCTGGCACGCCCGCGTATGGCGGCGGTTCGTTCTACCAGGACGCGCTCACCGCCCGGACCCTCAACCACGGCGACGGCGAACCGCGCACACGCTTCCCCTTCATCGGGATGCGCGTGTGCGCGTCCGCGCCGTGA
- a CDS encoding ADYC domain-containing protein, producing MIGIHRTCLKMWIGAVMLTTASAFAEPPEPPEPPPTNGAQGTQLHGTDRFESINIPLASVEPSAPPAGVTCAPAKALALGGRVAALQGCSGGSPPVTSRFLEGPALVGTSFRAPFEGRSVKLVITDARCHVPIKGPSKPNCTPEEILDGTAYWEYSVTASTNDGTTMPLCPLGSGFALPVPNAWSAGGALLPNPDYFTFACTPKNEGTDELPFFVGGGVIAKCIDWGYPPWAGAYTPDLALKFHQLCTRMAMADYCGEGRSNTLDGTPLFFMGVQNAIAISTNGRLPKWLGKDNGYSLEAVWKMSACGDVRPLCLGKTRWDSLPLEATCVNRALDLHERTQPCEDVDMGALAGTTLLVSYSLFIDHALVSFRANGTSFVTTSAVTVDLKTHSWGPDVSAYGLDLDGNGVADVSPFVPMRMEGPLLSAKLPDEILKRMGKLITPLYRCSDGLGHYLLTNNSACDPRQGYTRLVVNGDRGIEGYLYSAVDTTSTGQRRPLKLWHHPTLGLFATSTEAPDGYTFVRDLGYLPSVGQLPGRDL from the coding sequence ATGATCGGCATTCACAGGACCTGTTTGAAGATGTGGATTGGCGCGGTGATGTTGACCACCGCGAGCGCGTTCGCGGAGCCGCCGGAGCCGCCGGAGCCGCCGCCGACCAACGGCGCGCAGGGCACGCAGCTGCACGGCACGGATCGCTTCGAGTCCATCAACATCCCGCTGGCGTCGGTGGAGCCCTCCGCGCCTCCCGCTGGCGTGACGTGCGCTCCCGCCAAGGCCCTGGCGCTGGGGGGACGGGTGGCGGCGCTCCAGGGGTGCAGCGGAGGCAGTCCGCCGGTGACCTCGCGCTTCCTGGAAGGCCCTGCGCTGGTGGGCACGTCGTTCCGCGCGCCCTTCGAGGGCCGCTCGGTGAAGCTGGTCATCACGGATGCCCGATGTCACGTCCCCATCAAGGGGCCCAGCAAGCCCAACTGCACGCCAGAGGAGATCCTCGATGGCACGGCGTACTGGGAGTACAGCGTGACGGCCTCCACGAATGATGGGACGACCATGCCGCTCTGTCCGCTGGGCAGCGGCTTCGCGCTGCCGGTGCCCAACGCCTGGTCCGCGGGGGGAGCGCTGCTGCCCAACCCGGACTACTTCACCTTCGCGTGCACGCCCAAGAACGAGGGCACGGATGAACTGCCCTTCTTCGTGGGCGGTGGCGTCATCGCCAAGTGCATCGACTGGGGCTACCCACCTTGGGCCGGTGCGTACACGCCGGACCTCGCGCTGAAATTCCACCAGCTGTGCACGCGCATGGCGATGGCGGACTACTGCGGTGAGGGGCGCAGCAACACGCTCGACGGAACGCCGTTGTTCTTCATGGGCGTGCAGAACGCGATCGCGATCAGCACCAACGGGCGCCTGCCCAAGTGGCTGGGGAAGGACAACGGCTACTCGCTGGAGGCCGTGTGGAAGATGAGCGCTTGCGGCGACGTCCGTCCGTTGTGCCTGGGCAAGACGCGCTGGGACAGCCTGCCGCTGGAAGCGACGTGCGTGAATCGCGCCCTCGATCTGCATGAACGGACCCAGCCTTGTGAGGACGTGGACATGGGCGCCCTGGCCGGCACGACGCTCCTCGTGTCCTATTCACTCTTCATCGACCATGCGCTGGTGTCCTTCCGCGCCAACGGGACGAGCTTCGTGACGACGAGCGCGGTGACGGTGGACCTGAAGACGCATTCCTGGGGACCGGACGTGTCCGCGTATGGCCTGGACCTGGATGGGAACGGGGTGGCGGACGTGTCGCCGTTCGTGCCGATGCGCATGGAAGGCCCCCTGCTCTCCGCGAAGCTGCCCGATGAGATCCTCAAGCGCATGGGGAAGCTCATCACGCCGCTGTACCGCTGCTCCGACGGCCTGGGCCACTACCTGCTCACGAACAACTCCGCGTGCGATCCACGCCAGGGCTACACCCGCCTGGTGGTGAACGGAGACCGCGGCATCGAGGGCTATCTGTACAGCGCCGTGGACACCACCAGCACGGGCCAGCGGCGGCCGTTGAAGCTGTGGCATCACCCGACGCTGGGCCTCTTCGCCACGTCGACCGAGGCGCCGGACGGCTACACCTTCGTTCGGGACCTGGGGTACCTGCCGTCGGTGGGGCAGCTGCCGGGACGCGACCTCTAG
- a CDS encoding CocE/NonD family hydrolase produces MSFGTRGLLTALALFSLSGTAVAQSSATPPKSAADPDAERAAYIRSHYAKYEVRIPMRDGVKLFTTFYVPTDASPQKRYPVLLMRTPYSVGPYGAGQYKQTLATAAFEKDGFIFAFQDVRGRFMSEGEFVNMRPHRDTKRGKEVDESSDTYDTIDWLTKRVPNNNGRVGMWGVSYPGFYSSAGAIDSHPALKAVSPQAPIADWFWDDMHRHGALNLQLSFSFFSSFGKPRPAPTDDVDWKPFDFGTPDAYQFFLDLGPVSNADAKHFHGDIAFWNEIVAHPNYDAFWQARNLLPHLKNIKAAVMVVGGWYDTEDLYGPLHTYAAIEKQNPGIANTLVMGPWPHGGWMRSSGTSLGDADFGFPTSTTYQDLVLAFFQQHLKGGPDAGVPEALVFEGGANRWRRLDAWPPKGTKPTRLYFQPQGALTFQAPTATAPSFDEYVSDPAKPVPYTQDLSPGWSKAYMTEDQRFAARRPDVLVYQTEPLQKDLTVAGPLEAELWVSTTGSDADWVVKLVDVNPGKVPGFTKEQEQSGEHNRGSQQTLVRGEPFRGRFRDSYSEPKAFTPNEVTKVRFVINDVFHTFQRGHRLMVQVQSSWFPFIDRNPQTFVPNINEAKPTDFVRAMHRVHHSVAEPSALKVNVLPALDEP; encoded by the coding sequence ATGTCCTTCGGCACCCGCGGCCTGCTGACCGCGCTCGCGCTGTTCTCCCTGTCCGGCACCGCCGTCGCGCAGTCATCCGCCACGCCCCCGAAGTCCGCCGCGGACCCAGACGCCGAGCGCGCGGCCTACATCCGGTCGCACTACGCCAAGTACGAGGTGCGCATCCCCATGCGCGACGGCGTGAAGCTCTTCACGACGTTCTATGTCCCCACGGACGCCAGCCCCCAGAAGCGCTACCCCGTGCTGCTGATGCGCACGCCGTATTCGGTGGGGCCCTACGGGGCCGGCCAGTACAAACAGACCCTGGCGACCGCCGCGTTCGAGAAGGACGGCTTCATCTTCGCCTTCCAGGACGTGCGCGGCCGGTTCATGTCCGAGGGTGAGTTCGTCAACATGCGCCCCCACCGCGACACCAAGCGCGGCAAGGAGGTGGACGAGAGCAGCGACACCTACGACACCATCGACTGGCTCACGAAGCGCGTGCCGAACAACAACGGCCGCGTGGGCATGTGGGGCGTGTCCTATCCCGGCTTCTACTCGTCCGCGGGCGCCATCGACTCACACCCCGCGCTCAAGGCGGTGTCGCCGCAGGCGCCCATCGCGGACTGGTTCTGGGACGACATGCACCGGCATGGCGCCCTCAACCTCCAGCTCTCCTTCAGCTTCTTCTCCAGCTTCGGCAAGCCGCGCCCCGCGCCCACCGACGACGTGGACTGGAAGCCCTTCGACTTCGGCACTCCGGACGCCTACCAGTTCTTCCTGGACCTGGGGCCGGTGTCCAACGCGGACGCGAAGCACTTCCACGGCGACATCGCCTTCTGGAACGAGATCGTCGCGCACCCCAACTACGACGCCTTCTGGCAGGCGCGGAACCTGCTGCCGCACCTGAAGAACATCAAGGCGGCGGTGATGGTGGTCGGCGGCTGGTACGACACGGAGGATCTCTACGGCCCGCTCCACACCTACGCCGCCATCGAGAAGCAGAACCCCGGCATCGCCAACACGCTGGTGATGGGCCCCTGGCCCCACGGCGGCTGGATGCGCTCGAGCGGCACGTCCCTGGGCGACGCGGACTTCGGCTTCCCCACCAGCACCACGTACCAGGACCTGGTGCTGGCCTTCTTCCAGCAGCACCTGAAGGGCGGCCCGGACGCGGGCGTCCCGGAGGCGCTGGTCTTCGAGGGCGGCGCCAACCGCTGGCGCCGCCTGGACGCGTGGCCGCCCAAGGGCACGAAGCCGACGCGGCTGTACTTCCAACCCCAGGGCGCGCTGACGTTCCAGGCGCCCACGGCCACCGCGCCGTCGTTCGACGAATACGTGAGCGACCCCGCGAAGCCGGTGCCGTACACCCAGGACCTGAGCCCTGGCTGGTCCAAGGCCTACATGACGGAGGATCAGCGCTTCGCGGCGCGGCGGCCGGACGTGCTCGTCTACCAGACGGAGCCCCTTCAGAAGGATCTCACCGTGGCGGGCCCGCTGGAGGCGGAGCTGTGGGTTTCCACCACCGGGAGCGACGCGGACTGGGTGGTGAAGCTGGTGGACGTGAACCCCGGCAAGGTGCCCGGCTTCACCAAGGAGCAGGAGCAGTCCGGGGAGCACAACCGGGGCAGCCAGCAGACGCTGGTGCGCGGCGAGCCGTTCCGGGGCCGCTTCCGCGACAGCTACTCGGAGCCGAAGGCCTTCACCCCCAACGAGGTGACGAAGGTGCGCTTCGTCATCAACGACGTGTTCCACACCTTCCAGCGCGGGCACCGGCTGATGGTGCAGGTGCAGTCCAGCTGGTTCCCGTTCATCGACCGCAACCCCCAGACCTTCGTGCCCAACATCAACGAGGCGAAGCCGACCGACTTCGTGCGCGCCATGCACCGGGTGCATCACTCCGTGGCGGAGCCAAGTGCGCTCAAGGTGAATGTGCTGCCGGCGCTGGACGAGCCGTAG
- a CDS encoding RNA 3'-terminal phosphate cyclase — translation MTGHDRPDSGRVLLDGSMGEGGGHVLRSALCLSLITGRPFQLTRLRERREPSGLRPQHLAYVRGAEALSTSTSEGAVVGASEIHFTPGPVRAGDYLLEAGASGSTPRLFQCLVYPLALAGGGRLTLRGATHLRDSPSFHALVGAWLPVARAYGLPVQLSLTHAGFHPEGAGEFTAEIGAPVEPPVRVDLPARGVLREVRVMTLVGGLPFAIAERQSRAAVAALRERGILAEADNRPVPVTRSQGTATFILAQFEHTVAAFTSLGNGGHDAEGVGREAAEALTRFMQTGGALDEHLAEQLLLPAALLASGRLGAVTPGTTRFTAARITGAMTVQAEVLRRFLPVHIDVSPGGAVEVRPA, via the coding sequence ATGACCGGTCACGACCGGCCCGACTCCGGGCGGGTGCTGCTCGACGGAAGCATGGGGGAGGGGGGTGGCCACGTCCTCCGCTCCGCGCTGTGTCTGTCGCTCATCACCGGCCGTCCCTTCCAGCTGACCCGGCTGCGCGAGCGCCGGGAGCCCTCCGGCCTGCGCCCGCAGCACCTGGCGTACGTGCGCGGCGCGGAGGCCCTGAGCACCAGCACCAGCGAGGGCGCCGTCGTGGGCGCCTCCGAAATCCACTTCACCCCCGGCCCGGTGCGCGCGGGGGATTACCTGCTGGAGGCCGGCGCATCAGGGAGCACGCCCCGGCTCTTCCAGTGCCTGGTGTATCCGCTGGCGCTCGCGGGGGGCGGCCGGCTCACCTTGCGCGGCGCCACGCACCTGCGCGACAGCCCCAGCTTCCACGCCCTGGTCGGCGCGTGGCTGCCGGTGGCGCGCGCGTACGGCCTGCCCGTGCAGCTGTCGCTCACGCACGCGGGCTTCCACCCGGAGGGCGCGGGCGAGTTCACCGCGGAGATCGGCGCGCCGGTGGAGCCGCCGGTGCGCGTGGACCTTCCCGCGCGCGGCGTGCTGCGCGAGGTGCGGGTGATGACGCTCGTGGGCGGGCTGCCCTTCGCGATCGCGGAGCGCCAGTCCCGCGCCGCGGTGGCCGCGCTGCGCGAGCGGGGCATCCTGGCGGAGGCCGACAACCGGCCCGTGCCGGTGACGCGCTCGCAGGGCACGGCGACGTTCATCCTCGCGCAGTTCGAGCACACCGTCGCGGCCTTCACCTCGCTGGGAAACGGAGGCCACGACGCGGAGGGCGTGGGCCGCGAGGCGGCGGAGGCGCTGACCCGGTTCATGCAGACGGGGGGCGCGCTGGATGAGCACCTGGCGGAGCAGCTGCTCCTGCCGGCGGCGCTGCTGGCGTCGGGGCGGCTGGGGGCGGTGACGCCGGGCACCACGCGCTTCACCGCCGCGCGCATCACCGGCGCGATGACGGTCCAGGCGGAGGTGCTGCGGCGCTTCCTGCCGGTTCACATCGACGTGTCGCCGGGCGGAGCGGTGGAGGTCCGTCCGGCGTGA
- the sppA gene encoding signal peptide peptidase SppA, with product MLRLPFLLVVNLFLGLRLLLGLPFRLIAGRKRPTWVRFRLSGTPPYRPRPVPRFRWGRAPEEPATVTSVEALGRALKLLARDAKLEGILLEVEGLGVPDARREALRALLSDFQAAGKRVVSWAVMVDTDAYPVLAAADEVLLAPMGRVELVGYAAEATVLGEAFERVGIQAHFARRGDYKTAPELFTDGKVSDIQRQTLESFLDERYGALVAAIAAGRGKTPEEARALIDAGPYSAKRALEAGLVDGLVHEADLGTHLGLEAKKDEEPPVPTFDAYLETLAFPPVKWRRFKRKPRLAVVDVAGIIIPGGGGAGRFAAADSVVKALRQAGRDTRAKAVVLAVSSPGGSALASEQILEAVKRVAKQKPVIAYVDQVCASGGYMAAIGAKEIWSAPHAVVGSIGIFMGKFDYGALLEKLGIHRTTLARGENAAFFSSSRAFTPHERAALEREVEEGYQSFLELVAQARGRTKEEIHQRAEGRVYSGLRAKEAGLVDRIGGFEEVCRHALEEARVASDDFELVRYGGARGGLSLLKLLSGAAHPATYAFCTASWSLWGFGAASRRFD from the coding sequence ATGCTCCGCCTTCCCTTCCTCCTCGTGGTCAACCTCTTCCTGGGGCTGCGCCTGCTCCTGGGCCTGCCCTTCCGGCTGATCGCGGGGCGAAAGCGGCCCACCTGGGTCCGGTTCCGGCTCTCCGGGACCCCGCCGTACCGCCCGCGCCCGGTGCCGCGCTTCCGGTGGGGCCGCGCGCCGGAGGAGCCCGCGACGGTGACGTCGGTGGAGGCCCTGGGCCGGGCGCTGAAGCTGCTGGCCCGGGACGCGAAGCTGGAGGGCATCCTCCTGGAGGTGGAGGGGCTGGGCGTCCCGGATGCGCGGCGCGAGGCCCTGAGGGCGCTGCTGTCGGACTTCCAGGCCGCGGGCAAGCGGGTGGTGTCCTGGGCGGTGATGGTGGACACGGACGCGTACCCCGTGCTGGCCGCGGCGGACGAGGTGCTGCTCGCCCCCATGGGCCGGGTGGAGCTGGTGGGCTACGCCGCCGAGGCCACGGTGCTGGGCGAGGCCTTCGAGCGGGTGGGAATCCAGGCCCACTTCGCCCGGCGCGGCGACTACAAGACGGCGCCGGAGCTCTTCACGGACGGCAAGGTGTCCGACATCCAGCGACAGACGCTGGAGTCCTTCCTGGACGAGCGCTACGGCGCCCTCGTGGCCGCCATCGCGGCGGGCCGCGGCAAGACTCCCGAGGAGGCGCGGGCGCTCATCGACGCCGGCCCCTACAGCGCGAAGCGGGCCCTGGAGGCGGGGCTGGTGGACGGGCTGGTCCACGAGGCGGACCTGGGCACGCACCTGGGGCTGGAGGCGAAGAAGGACGAGGAGCCGCCGGTGCCCACCTTCGACGCGTACCTGGAGACGCTCGCGTTCCCGCCGGTGAAGTGGCGCAGGTTCAAGCGCAAGCCCCGGCTGGCGGTGGTGGACGTGGCGGGCATCATCATCCCGGGCGGCGGCGGCGCGGGCCGGTTCGCGGCGGCGGACTCGGTGGTGAAGGCGCTGCGCCAGGCGGGGCGCGACACACGGGCGAAGGCGGTGGTGCTGGCGGTGTCCAGCCCGGGCGGCTCGGCGCTCGCGTCCGAGCAGATCCTGGAGGCGGTCAAGCGCGTGGCGAAGCAGAAGCCCGTCATCGCGTACGTGGACCAGGTCTGCGCGAGCGGCGGCTACATGGCGGCCATTGGCGCGAAGGAGATCTGGTCCGCGCCGCACGCGGTGGTGGGCTCCATCGGCATCTTCATGGGCAAGTTCGACTACGGCGCGCTGCTGGAGAAGCTGGGCATCCACCGCACCACGCTGGCGCGGGGGGAGAACGCGGCCTTCTTCTCCTCGTCCCGGGCCTTCACGCCGCACGAGCGCGCCGCCCTGGAGCGCGAGGTGGAGGAGGGCTACCAGTCCTTCCTGGAGCTGGTGGCCCAGGCGCGCGGCCGGACCAAGGAGGAGATCCACCAGCGCGCGGAGGGCCGCGTCTACTCGGGCCTGCGCGCGAAGGAGGCCGGGCTGGTGGACCGCATCGGCGGCTTCGAGGAGGTCTGCCGCCACGCGTTGGAGGAGGCACGCGTCGCGTCGGACGACTTCGAGCTCGTCCGCTACGGCGGCGCCCGGGGCGGGCTGTCGCTGCTCAAGCTGCTGTCGGGCGCGGCGCACCCGGCGACCTACGCCTTCTGCACCGCGTCCTGGAGCCTCTGGGGCTTCGGGGCGGCGTCGCGGCGCTTCGACTAG
- a CDS encoding TFIIB-type zinc ribbon-containing protein, with protein sequence MARSCPVCPSQPLNVVQASDVEVDLCPRCHGLFFDRGELERFPDRPSLQPLMNTARQAASRCRKGGHLVPRAQVHCATCDSEPLGCPGCGARLGLVSARVCSVDLCTHCGGAWLDAGKFEALEHATVTPPKGPATSGGWEVAPATDGGADPWRSPGATAPLPPSDSPSGGWGVHSPLSCVHCGLAVSVPHAWAWNGDLYCGEHAPQGAVAGSSLPKNREPSSLPSMEDVADGVDLADLVLWVVQLLRRH encoded by the coding sequence ATGGCCCGCTCCTGCCCGGTGTGCCCCAGCCAGCCGTTGAACGTCGTCCAGGCGTCGGACGTGGAGGTGGACCTCTGTCCGCGCTGCCACGGCCTGTTCTTCGACCGCGGTGAGCTGGAGCGCTTCCCGGACCGGCCGTCGCTCCAGCCGCTGATGAACACGGCGCGTCAGGCCGCGTCGCGGTGCCGCAAGGGAGGGCACCTGGTGCCGCGTGCCCAGGTCCACTGTGCCACCTGCGACAGCGAGCCCCTGGGCTGTCCGGGCTGCGGCGCGCGGCTGGGGCTCGTGTCCGCGCGCGTGTGCAGCGTGGACCTGTGCACCCACTGCGGTGGCGCGTGGCTGGACGCGGGCAAGTTCGAGGCCCTGGAGCACGCCACCGTGACGCCGCCGAAGGGACCGGCCACCTCGGGGGGCTGGGAGGTCGCCCCCGCGACGGACGGGGGCGCGGATCCGTGGAGGAGTCCAGGCGCCACGGCCCCGCTGCCGCCGTCGGATTCCCCGTCGGGCGGGTGGGGCGTGCACTCGCCCCTTTCGTGCGTCCACTGCGGCCTCGCCGTGTCCGTGCCCCACGCGTGGGCCTGGAACGGCGACCTCTACTGCGGCGAGCACGCGCCCCAGGGCGCCGTGGCGGGCTCCAGCCTCCCCAAGAACCGCGAACCGAGCAGCCTCCCCTCCATGGAGGACGTGGCGGACGGCGTCGACCTGGCGGACCTGGTGCTCTGGGTCGTCCAGCTCCTGCGGCGCCATTGA